One Maribacter dokdonensis DSW-8 genomic region harbors:
- a CDS encoding DEAD/DEAH box helicase gives MTKFEALGLEKSLLDAITDMGFETPSEVQEKAIPILLESETDLVALAQTGTGKTAAFGFPLIQKIDSDSRTTQGLILSPTRELCLQITKEMQAYSKYERNINVVAIYGGASITEQARQIKRGAQIIVATPGRMKDMISRRLVDISKIDYCVLDEADEMLNMGFMEDIKDILSGTPNDKSTWLFSATMPREVATIAKKFMHSPQEITVGAKNSGASTVQHEYYVVGGRDRYPALKRLADTNPDIFSVVFCRTKRDTQKVAEKLIEDGYNAGALHGDLSQNQRDLVMNSFRKKQIQMLVATDVAARGIDVDDITHVINYQLPDEIETYTHRSGRTGRAGKSGISMVIVTRSEQRKIRAIENKINQKFISKKIPTGMEICEIQLYHLANKIKDTKVNDEVDTYLPAINDVLEGIDREELIKKIVSVEFTRFFNYYNKSKDLNSSDSGRDRDNGKAEIPTSGSVRYFVNVGERDGYDWMSLKDFIRDTVGLGQEDVFKVDVKESFSFFNTEAEVTQQILDKFTDFKVDGRFVNVEVSKNPGGGGGGRRRSGGGGGFKGKRNARKDGGSQSKGRRRDRSESSAPNSGKRRSNKRKGNFF, from the coding sequence ATGACAAAGTTTGAAGCACTGGGACTAGAAAAGTCCTTATTAGATGCTATTACTGATATGGGTTTTGAAACCCCATCAGAAGTACAAGAAAAAGCAATCCCAATTTTATTGGAAAGTGAAACCGACCTAGTTGCCCTTGCGCAAACAGGTACCGGTAAAACAGCCGCTTTTGGTTTTCCATTAATTCAAAAAATAGATAGTGACAGTAGAACCACACAAGGTTTGATACTTTCACCTACTCGTGAGCTTTGCTTACAGATCACCAAAGAAATGCAAGCGTATTCTAAATACGAGCGCAATATTAATGTAGTTGCCATTTATGGTGGTGCCAGCATTACAGAACAAGCAAGACAAATAAAAAGGGGTGCTCAAATTATCGTAGCTACACCTGGTAGAATGAAAGATATGATCAGCAGACGCCTTGTTGACATATCTAAAATTGACTACTGTGTACTTGATGAGGCAGATGAAATGTTGAACATGGGCTTTATGGAAGATATCAAAGATATTCTTTCCGGTACACCTAACGACAAATCTACTTGGTTGTTCTCTGCAACAATGCCAAGAGAAGTGGCAACCATAGCCAAAAAATTTATGCACTCTCCTCAAGAGATTACGGTAGGTGCTAAAAATTCTGGTGCTTCAACGGTACAACATGAATATTATGTTGTTGGCGGTCGAGATCGTTATCCTGCACTTAAAAGATTGGCAGATACGAATCCTGATATATTTTCGGTTGTTTTCTGTAGAACAAAACGTGATACTCAAAAAGTAGCTGAGAAATTAATCGAAGATGGTTACAATGCAGGTGCACTACACGGAGATCTAAGCCAAAACCAAAGAGATTTGGTAATGAACTCTTTCCGTAAGAAACAAATTCAGATGTTGGTAGCTACAGACGTTGCTGCCCGTGGTATAGATGTTGATGACATTACACATGTTATCAATTACCAATTGCCAGACGAAATTGAAACGTATACGCACCGTAGCGGTAGAACTGGTAGAGCAGGTAAATCCGGTATCTCTATGGTTATTGTTACACGTAGCGAGCAACGTAAGATCCGTGCTATTGAAAATAAGATCAATCAGAAATTTATATCCAAAAAAATTCCTACGGGAATGGAAATCTGTGAGATTCAGCTATATCACTTAGCAAATAAAATTAAGGACACTAAAGTTAATGACGAAGTAGATACCTACTTGCCCGCAATTAACGATGTTCTTGAAGGTATAGACCGTGAAGAATTGATCAAGAAAATTGTATCTGTAGAATTCACAAGATTCTTCAATTACTATAACAAATCTAAAGATTTAAACTCTTCTGACAGTGGTAGAGATCGTGATAACGGCAAAGCAGAAATACCAACTAGTGGTTCTGTTCGTTATTTCGTGAATGTTGGTGAAAGAGATGGTTACGATTGGATGTCTTTAAAAGACTTCATTAGAGATACCGTTGGCCTAGGTCAAGAAGATGTATTTAAGGTTGATGTTAAGGAGAGTTTTTCTTTCTTCAACACTGAAGCAGAAGTTACTCAACAAATTTTAGACAAGTTTACAGACTTTAAAGTTGACGGACGTTTTGTTAACGTAGAGGTATCCAAAAACCCAGGCGGTGGCGGTGGCGGCCGACGCAGAAGCGGCGGTGGTGGCGGCTTCAAAGGCAAGAGAAATGCTAGAAAAGATGGTGGTTCCCAGTCTAAAGGAAGAAGAAGAGACAGAAGTGAATCTAGTGCTCCAAACTCCGGAAAACGAAGAAGCAATAAAAGAAAAGGTAACTTCTTTTAG
- a CDS encoding carboxypeptidase-like regulatory domain-containing protein — MKYFLSIALIVISFLGYSQDTNESQRLSAVVKNAQTDELLESVHVVNLNQVFGTITNDKGEFSITAAVNDTLYFSFLGFKSQKIRVTNDMFKFENTEIALTELAYALEEVIVRPYQLTGYLEIDVKNLPINNAYQYSISGLGVSYEGGNKNPSAVTKVLGAILNPADLLRNLFGKKPAQMRKLRQMREDDDIRNLLASKFDRETLTEFLQLEKVDIQDILNNCNYSKSFITTANDLQILDAISSCYEEYKVLNRKK, encoded by the coding sequence ATGAAATATTTTTTATCGATCGCACTTATTGTCATTTCATTTTTGGGTTATTCGCAAGATACCAATGAAAGCCAACGTCTTAGTGCTGTCGTAAAAAATGCCCAAACAGATGAACTTCTTGAAAGTGTTCACGTTGTCAATCTAAATCAAGTATTTGGCACAATAACCAATGATAAAGGTGAATTTTCAATTACTGCCGCTGTAAACGATACTTTATATTTTTCTTTTCTTGGTTTTAAATCTCAAAAAATTAGGGTAACGAACGATATGTTCAAATTTGAGAATACAGAAATTGCCTTAACAGAACTGGCCTATGCATTAGAAGAGGTCATTGTTAGACCCTATCAGCTTACCGGGTATTTAGAAATTGACGTTAAGAACCTTCCTATCAATAATGCCTACCAATACAGCATATCTGGTTTAGGAGTAAGTTATGAAGGTGGTAACAAAAACCCTAGTGCCGTTACAAAAGTTTTGGGGGCAATACTAAACCCTGCAGATCTTCTACGGAATTTATTCGGAAAAAAACCTGCGCAAATGCGAAAGCTTAGACAAATGCGTGAAGATGATGACATACGTAATCTATTAGCTTCAAAATTTGATAGAGAAACACTTACAGAATTTCTTCAACTGGAAAAAGTAGACATTCAGGATATCCTTAACAATTGTAATTATTCCAAATCATTTATTACCACAGCCAATGACCTTCAGATACTTGACGCCATTAGCAGCTGTTACGAGGAGTATAAAGTTCTTAACAGAAAGAAATAA
- a CDS encoding alpha-amylase family glycosyl hydrolase — MKNVFFLGLFTLILISCQSNNKQKLESSTNIQDVVHQPKKNPNFQWEAATVYFLLTDRFNNGNPNNDINFERDEETGKLRGFLGGDIQGITQKINEGYFSDLGVNAIWFTPVVEQIHGATDEGTGNTYGYHGYWAKDWTALDPNFGTDKDLETLIKTAHENGIRILLDVVLNHTGPVTNEDPVWPEEWVRTSPTCEFTTYENTTACTLVANLPDIRTESDAAVNLPDALLAKWKSEGRLSEELDELELFFDRTGYPRAPRFYIIKWLTDYVNKYGVDGFRVDTVKHANENSWAELYKEAAAAFELWKKKNQDKVLDNNPFYMVGEVYNYGVSGGQEFDLGDKKVNYFDNGFKSLINFELKTDAEKDYETIFTKYSKLLHTKFKEKSVLNYLTSHDDGQPFDKDRKDPKRAANVLLLTPGASQIYYGDETARSLTIEGTEGDATLRSFMNWNELDSLPKTKEILAHWQKLGTFRNDHPSIGAGIHKRITKSPYVFSRYFAKDEFVDKVVIALDAPKGKKEISVKGIFGDGTKLYDRYSETEVVVENNKVILNNENDVVLLELLK, encoded by the coding sequence ATGAAAAACGTATTCTTTTTAGGGCTATTCACACTTATCTTAATTTCTTGCCAATCTAACAACAAACAAAAGTTAGAAAGCAGTACCAATATCCAAGATGTTGTACACCAACCTAAAAAGAACCCAAATTTTCAATGGGAAGCTGCCACCGTTTATTTTCTATTGACAGATAGGTTTAATAATGGGAACCCTAACAACGACATCAATTTTGAACGTGATGAGGAAACCGGAAAACTGAGAGGTTTTCTAGGTGGCGACATACAAGGTATTACCCAGAAAATTAATGAAGGTTATTTTTCAGATCTAGGGGTCAATGCTATATGGTTTACTCCTGTTGTGGAACAAATTCATGGCGCTACGGACGAAGGTACCGGTAATACCTATGGCTACCATGGTTATTGGGCAAAAGACTGGACGGCGCTAGACCCTAACTTTGGAACCGATAAAGACTTAGAGACCTTAATAAAGACCGCCCACGAAAACGGAATTAGAATTTTGTTGGATGTTGTTTTAAATCACACTGGTCCTGTTACCAATGAAGATCCGGTATGGCCAGAAGAATGGGTGCGCACCTCTCCCACTTGCGAATTTACTACCTATGAGAATACTACCGCTTGTACCTTGGTTGCAAACCTTCCTGACATACGAACGGAATCTGATGCTGCCGTAAATTTACCTGATGCCCTACTTGCCAAATGGAAATCAGAAGGAAGATTAAGCGAAGAACTTGATGAACTTGAATTGTTTTTTGATCGGACAGGCTACCCAAGAGCTCCTCGTTTTTATATTATTAAATGGCTAACGGACTATGTTAACAAATACGGAGTAGATGGATTCAGGGTAGACACGGTTAAGCATGCCAATGAAAATTCTTGGGCAGAATTATATAAAGAAGCTGCTGCCGCTTTTGAACTATGGAAAAAGAAAAACCAAGATAAGGTATTGGACAACAATCCTTTTTATATGGTTGGCGAAGTGTACAACTATGGCGTTTCTGGCGGACAAGAATTTGATTTAGGCGATAAAAAAGTCAATTACTTTGATAACGGATTCAAAAGTCTTATCAATTTTGAATTAAAGACCGATGCCGAAAAAGATTATGAAACCATTTTTACGAAATACAGCAAATTACTACACACCAAGTTTAAAGAAAAGAGTGTATTAAACTACTTAACCTCTCATGATGATGGTCAGCCATTTGATAAAGATAGAAAAGACCCAAAAAGAGCGGCAAACGTGTTGTTACTTACCCCTGGCGCTTCACAAATATATTACGGAGATGAAACAGCCCGTAGCTTAACCATAGAAGGCACGGAAGGCGACGCTACCTTACGTTCTTTCATGAATTGGAACGAGTTAGATAGTTTACCCAAAACCAAAGAAATTTTGGCGCACTGGCAAAAATTAGGAACGTTCCGAAATGACCACCCCTCAATTGGTGCAGGTATTCATAAAAGAATTACAAAATCTCCCTATGTTTTTAGCAGATACTTTGCTAAAGACGAATTTGTGGATAAGGTTGTGATCGCCTTAGATGCTCCTAAAGGCAAAAAAGAAATATCGGTCAAAGGTATTTTTGGCGACGGAACAAAATTGTACGATCGCTATTCTGAAACAGAAGTTGTTGTTGAAAACAATAAGGTAATTCTAAATAATGAAAATGATGTAGTATTACTGGAGCTGCTCAAGTAA
- a CDS encoding VOC family protein: protein MISWFEIPVQRMQRAQKFYEAIFGVTITVSEFGEFVMGLFPDKQSMGQSSGALVEHEQYVPSMTHGAMVYFACDDVAVVLDKVEKAGGQVLQPKTEIGEGHGFMGLLRDTEGNRIALHSNS, encoded by the coding sequence ATGATTTCTTGGTTTGAAATTCCGGTGCAGCGTATGCAGAGAGCACAAAAGTTTTACGAAGCCATATTTGGAGTTACAATTACGGTGAGCGAATTTGGCGAATTTGTAATGGGATTGTTTCCAGATAAGCAGAGTATGGGGCAATCTAGTGGTGCTTTGGTGGAACATGAACAATATGTACCTAGTATGACACACGGTGCCATGGTTTACTTTGCATGTGATGATGTAGCCGTTGTGCTCGATAAAGTTGAAAAAGCAGGCGGACAAGTATTACAGCCCAAAACCGAGATTGGTGAAGGGCATGGATTTATGGGGCTTTTAAGGGATACCGAAGGTAATAGAATAGCATTGCATTCTAATAGCTAA
- a CDS encoding SRPBCC family protein codes for MYTVLIILGVLVALVVLLALIAPKTYHVSRSVILDHDPVKVWPHLKFLKKQQEWSPWAKKDPNMELTFTGVDGEIGAISHWNGNKDVGEGEQEITKIKEGERIEQDLRFFKPYKSQSDCYMNLDAVDGTKSKVTWGFSGKNKFPMSIMMLFMSMDKMVGKDFEQGLQNLKNNLNSDI; via the coding sequence ATGTATACCGTATTAATTATTCTTGGAGTGTTAGTGGCCTTGGTTGTTCTACTAGCATTGATTGCCCCTAAAACCTATCATGTTTCTAGAAGTGTAATTTTAGACCATGATCCTGTTAAAGTTTGGCCGCACTTAAAATTTTTAAAAAAACAACAAGAATGGTCACCTTGGGCCAAAAAAGACCCAAATATGGAACTGACATTTACGGGAGTAGATGGTGAAATTGGTGCAATTAGCCATTGGAACGGTAATAAAGATGTAGGCGAAGGTGAGCAAGAGATTACAAAAATAAAGGAAGGGGAAAGAATAGAGCAGGATCTACGTTTTTTTAAACCATATAAATCACAATCTGATTGCTATATGAATTTAGATGCTGTAGATGGAACTAAAAGTAAGGTCACCTGGGGCTTTTCAGGTAAAAATAAATTTCCCATGAGTATTATGATGCTCTTCATGTCCATGGATAAAATGGTAGGTAAAGATTTTGAGCAAGGACTGCAAAATTTAAAGAACAACTTAAATAGTGATATATGA
- a CDS encoding TrmH family RNA methyltransferase — translation MIDMELLNYLEEFISENRKERFTEILSQRTNYITVAVEDVYQMHNTSAVVRSCESFGVQTAHLIEGKYGKRLDEEIAMGAQKWVDVKRYQNSKEAIDTLKNKGYKIVATSPHADSSLLQNFKLNGKTALFFGTEKNGLSDYVLENSDASLKIPMVGFTESLNISVSAAIILQHVTTQLKSSNIDWQLTEDELWERRLDWTKKSIKSIDDILERYKSDN, via the coding sequence ATGATAGATATGGAGCTTTTAAACTATTTAGAAGAGTTTATTTCAGAAAACAGAAAAGAAAGGTTTACAGAAATTCTGAGTCAACGTACCAATTATATCACTGTTGCTGTTGAAGATGTATATCAAATGCACAACACAAGTGCGGTGGTTAGAAGTTGTGAGTCTTTTGGTGTACAAACCGCTCATTTGATAGAAGGCAAATATGGTAAGAGATTAGATGAGGAAATTGCCATGGGGGCACAAAAATGGGTAGATGTCAAAAGATATCAGAACTCAAAAGAAGCTATTGATACATTGAAAAATAAAGGTTACAAGATTGTAGCCACTAGTCCGCATGCAGATAGCTCATTGTTACAAAACTTTAAATTAAATGGCAAAACAGCATTGTTTTTTGGAACCGAAAAAAATGGTCTTAGTGATTATGTTCTTGAAAATTCAGACGCTTCTTTAAAAATACCCATGGTTGGTTTTACTGAAAGCTTAAATATATCAGTATCGGCCGCAATTATTTTACAACATGTAACTACGCAGCTAAAATCTTCTAATATAGATTGGCAACTGACGGAAGATGAGTTGTGGGAAAGACGATTAGATTGGACAAAAAAATCAATTAAAAGTATAGATGATATTTTAGAAAGGTATAAGTCAGATAATTAA
- a CDS encoding SIR2 family NAD-dependent protein deacylase translates to MKNIVVLTGAGISAESGLKTFRDSNGLWEGHDVMEVATPEGFERNPELVLEFYNQRRRQLLIVEPNSAHIALADLEFHFNVNIVTQNVDDLHERAGSSNVLHLHGELLKARSVNSENEILDCKNDILLGDTCVNGYQLRPHIVWFGEAVPLLDKAIEITKNADYLIIIGTSMQVYPAASLIDFVKPSTPIFFIDPKPALANKNNVTTIADTAVNGVPTLVASLIDK, encoded by the coding sequence TTGAAAAATATAGTTGTTTTAACAGGTGCAGGAATTTCAGCAGAAAGCGGATTGAAAACTTTTAGAGATTCCAATGGTCTATGGGAAGGTCATGATGTTATGGAAGTTGCTACCCCAGAAGGTTTTGAAAGAAATCCTGAATTGGTTTTAGAATTTTATAACCAACGAAGAAGACAACTGTTGATCGTTGAACCTAATAGTGCGCATATAGCATTGGCTGATTTAGAGTTTCACTTTAACGTCAATATCGTTACTCAAAATGTAGATGACCTTCATGAGCGCGCAGGTAGCTCAAATGTACTTCACCTACATGGCGAACTTTTAAAGGCTAGAAGTGTAAATTCTGAAAATGAAATTTTAGATTGCAAGAATGATATTTTATTGGGAGACACTTGTGTAAATGGTTATCAGCTTAGACCACACATTGTTTGGTTTGGCGAAGCTGTACCGCTTTTAGATAAGGCTATTGAAATTACCAAAAATGCGGATTATTTAATAATTATAGGAACTTCAATGCAAGTTTATCCTGCAGCCAGTCTAATTGACTTTGTAAAACCAAGCACTCCTATATTTTTTATAGACCCAAAACCCGCATTGGCGAATAAAAACAATGTTACGACAATTGCGGATACCGCTGTTAATGGTGTTCCTACTTTGGTTGCTTCCCTAATTGATAAATAA
- a CDS encoding heme-binding domain-containing protein produces MKLLKRISLLVVVVFIAMQFFSPTKNVSPGNHTKVFITETNPTPELQNIFENSCYDCHSNNTEYPWYNNIAPISYWMANHVNEGKEHLNFSEWEKYSLDKKDHLLEEIEEEVVEGKMPLLEYTYTHGDAKLTEGQVNDLVEWVKQTRIIYQLGKQPK; encoded by the coding sequence ATGAAATTACTAAAAAGAATTAGCTTACTTGTTGTGGTCGTATTTATAGCCATGCAATTTTTTAGTCCTACCAAGAATGTATCTCCAGGTAACCATACCAAAGTCTTTATAACGGAAACGAACCCAACGCCAGAACTTCAGAATATTTTTGAGAACTCTTGTTATGACTGTCATAGTAATAACACGGAATACCCTTGGTACAATAATATAGCGCCAATTTCATATTGGATGGCAAACCATGTTAATGAAGGTAAGGAACATTTAAATTTTTCTGAATGGGAAAAATATTCCTTGGATAAAAAAGATCATTTATTAGAAGAGATAGAAGAGGAAGTAGTAGAAGGTAAAATGCCGTTATTGGAATACACTTACACTCATGGCGATGCAAAACTAACCGAAGGTCAAGTCAATGATCTTGTTGAGTGGGTAAAGCAAACAAGAATTATTTATCAATTAGGGAAGCAACCAAAGTAG
- the purB gene encoding adenylosuccinate lyase: MSLNALSAISPIDGRYSSKTNSLSAYFSEEALIKYRVRVEIEYFIALCEIPLPQLSSFDSSKFETLRKIYTDFTTSDAQEIKEIEKTTNHDVKAVEYFIKKAFDNLGISEFKEFIHFGLTSQDINNTAIPLSIKEAMNNVFVPQYFQLVEKLEELTKEWSDIPMLARTHGQPASPTRLGKEIMVFVTRLKEQFNLLNDIPSAAKFGGATGNFNAHLVAYPSIDWKAFGQKFVQEKLGLQHSFPTTQIEHYDHMAALFDTLKRINTIILDLDRDFWTYVSMDYFKQKIKAGEVGSSAMPHKVNPIDFENSEGNLGIANALFEHLSAKLPVSRLQRDLTDSTVLRNVGVPFAHTIIAFQSTLKGLNKLLLNKEKFEQDLENNWAVVAEAIQTILRRESYPNPYEALKGLTRTNEKINKSSIANFIDTLEVSDEIKEELKQISPSNYTGI, translated from the coding sequence ATGTCTCTCAACGCATTAAGTGCCATTTCTCCAATTGACGGTCGTTATAGTTCTAAAACCAATTCTTTATCTGCATATTTTTCAGAAGAAGCGTTGATAAAATATAGGGTAAGAGTTGAAATAGAGTATTTTATCGCTCTATGTGAAATTCCACTTCCGCAACTATCTTCCTTTGATTCTTCAAAGTTTGAAACACTTAGAAAAATATATACCGATTTTACAACTTCCGATGCGCAGGAAATAAAAGAAATAGAGAAAACAACAAACCATGATGTAAAGGCGGTTGAGTACTTTATCAAAAAAGCCTTTGACAACTTAGGAATATCGGAATTTAAAGAATTCATTCACTTTGGACTGACTTCACAAGACATAAACAATACTGCAATACCGCTTTCCATTAAAGAAGCAATGAACAATGTTTTTGTTCCTCAATACTTTCAACTTGTAGAAAAATTGGAAGAATTGACCAAAGAATGGTCAGATATACCAATGCTTGCAAGAACACATGGGCAGCCAGCATCCCCTACTCGTTTAGGGAAAGAAATAATGGTTTTTGTAACCCGTTTAAAAGAACAGTTTAATTTATTGAACGATATACCTAGTGCCGCCAAATTTGGAGGTGCAACCGGTAATTTCAATGCACATTTAGTGGCATATCCTTCTATTGACTGGAAAGCATTCGGTCAAAAGTTCGTTCAAGAGAAATTAGGATTACAGCATTCGTTCCCTACAACACAGATAGAACATTATGACCATATGGCCGCCTTGTTCGATACCCTAAAGCGCATTAATACTATTATTTTAGACTTAGATAGAGATTTCTGGACCTATGTCTCCATGGATTACTTTAAACAGAAAATTAAAGCTGGCGAAGTGGGCTCCTCTGCTATGCCCCATAAAGTAAACCCTATAGATTTTGAAAACTCCGAAGGTAATCTTGGTATTGCCAATGCCCTATTTGAGCATTTATCGGCTAAACTACCAGTATCTAGACTTCAAAGAGATTTAACCGATAGTACCGTATTAAGAAACGTAGGCGTTCCTTTTGCGCATACAATCATCGCTTTTCAATCTACTTTAAAAGGCTTGAACAAATTACTTTTGAATAAGGAAAAATTTGAACAGGATTTAGAGAACAATTGGGCGGTAGTTGCTGAGGCCATTCAAACGATTTTAAGACGTGAAAGTTACCCTAATCCGTACGAAGCCTTAAAGGGTCTAACACGTACCAATGAAAAAATCAATAAAAGTTCTATCGCAAACTTCATTGACACCTTAGAAGTTTCTGATGAAATTAAGGAGGAGTTAAAGCAAATATCCCCTAGTAACTATACGGGTATTTAA
- a CDS encoding mechanosensitive ion channel family protein — MQTNFSVEESISNLWDKLDGWLESIILKLPNFAMAVLVMFLFYFLARGIRKLLKKTILRKISQVSIQEIIAKVVFVVIILIGFFIALGVLDLDKVLTSILAGAGVVGLAIGLALQGTLSNTFGGLILSFMPQLKINDFITADGVSGFVTEISLRNIILKKPDNNVVVIPNSKFIDGSFTNYSMNNRNRIFVNCGVGYESDLQMVEDLTVKIISDNFQQNDGEDVEFFFTEFGDSSINFMVRFWADCVNVKQEHAARHKAIKIIKKHFDERDINIPFPIRTLDFGKNNLQIAKD; from the coding sequence ATGCAAACAAATTTCTCAGTTGAAGAATCCATAAGTAATTTATGGGATAAATTAGATGGATGGCTAGAATCCATCATTTTAAAATTACCAAATTTCGCCATGGCTGTTTTGGTAATGTTCTTATTTTATTTTCTAGCAAGAGGAATACGGAAATTACTTAAGAAGACCATACTAAGAAAAATATCACAAGTTTCTATTCAAGAAATTATAGCCAAAGTAGTTTTTGTTGTCATTATTTTAATAGGTTTCTTTATAGCCCTTGGGGTTTTGGACTTAGATAAGGTTTTAACAAGTATTTTAGCAGGTGCAGGTGTAGTTGGTTTAGCAATTGGTTTAGCTCTACAAGGTACCTTGAGCAATACCTTTGGCGGACTTATACTCTCGTTCATGCCACAGCTAAAAATAAATGACTTTATTACGGCAGATGGTGTATCTGGTTTTGTTACGGAAATTAGCTTGCGAAACATTATTCTAAAAAAACCCGACAATAATGTAGTGGTGATACCAAATTCCAAATTTATAGATGGATCGTTCACCAATTATTCTATGAACAATAGAAATAGAATATTTGTAAACTGTGGTGTTGGCTATGAAAGCGACTTACAAATGGTAGAAGACCTTACCGTAAAAATTATCAGCGACAACTTTCAACAAAACGACGGTGAAGATGTAGAATTCTTTTTTACGGAATTTGGAGATAGTTCCATCAATTTTATGGTGCGTTTTTGGGCAGACTGTGTAAATGTAAAACAGGAACATGCAGCAAGACACAAAGCCATTAAAATAATCAAGAAACATTTTGACGAACGCGATATCAACATTCCGTTCCCGATCAGAACCTTGGATTTTGGAAAAAATAATCTACAAATCGCAAAAGATTAA
- a CDS encoding mechanosensitive ion channel family protein, whose protein sequence is MEKTQVWIDKGIELAMEYGPKIILALLIYIIGSWIIKKLIGVVNKGMTKQQYDESLRKFLLNLAKWALTVFLIITVISTLGVETTSFAAVIAAAGLAIGLALQGSLSNFAGGVLLIIFKPYKIGDLIEAQGVLGSVKEIEIFTTKLITPENKLAIVPNGAMANGNIVNYTAEGKIRVDTTVGVDYGSDLQKTKEVLQAMLEANPKVLKDPAPSVNVSELADSSVNLAVRPFCKPEDYWDVYFATIEGTKKALDGAGIEIPYPHEVQINK, encoded by the coding sequence ATGGAAAAAACACAAGTATGGATTGACAAAGGGATTGAATTAGCCATGGAATACGGTCCTAAAATTATATTAGCTCTTTTAATATATATTATTGGTTCTTGGATAATCAAGAAATTGATAGGAGTTGTAAATAAAGGAATGACCAAGCAACAGTATGATGAGTCGCTTAGAAAGTTCTTACTGAATTTGGCGAAATGGGCACTTACCGTATTTTTGATAATTACCGTTATTTCAACGTTAGGAGTAGAGACAACAAGTTTTGCAGCGGTTATTGCGGCGGCTGGTCTTGCAATTGGTCTAGCGTTACAAGGGTCACTTTCTAATTTTGCGGGCGGTGTTTTGCTTATCATCTTTAAGCCTTATAAAATAGGGGATTTAATTGAAGCTCAGGGTGTATTGGGTAGTGTAAAGGAAATAGAGATTTTTACCACCAAACTAATAACCCCGGAAAATAAATTGGCAATTGTACCTAATGGTGCAATGGCAAACGGAAACATTGTAAACTATACGGCAGAAGGTAAAATTAGAGTAGATACAACAGTAGGTGTAGATTATGGTTCTGATTTACAGAAAACAAAAGAAGTGTTACAGGCAATGTTAGAAGCTAATCCAAAAGTGCTTAAAGATCCGGCTCCATCTGTAAATGTATCTGAATTGGCAGATAGTTCAGTAAACTTGGCCGTACGCCCTTTCTGTAAGCCAGAAGATTACTGGGATGTTTACTTTGCCACCATTGAAGGTACTAAGAAAGCATTAGATGGTGCAGGTATAGAAATACCTTACCCACATGAAGTTCAAATTAATAAATAA
- a CDS encoding DUF4252 domain-containing protein has protein sequence MKYVYWMMVVIFGLTMSSCSSEQSLQEYYIANAENPNFMSFDLPSSLLNLEKADLSASEKEAASSLKKLNILAFQKKPDNEADYLVQKKTIKSILKGSDYSELMKMNTPFGKATLQLKEDGDTIDEVIIYGDNDEKGLVLVRVLGDDMNPASFVQLIQAMEKSNFEGKGLEQLGDLIKG, from the coding sequence ATGAAATATGTATATTGGATGATGGTTGTAATTTTTGGTTTAACCATGTCATCGTGTTCATCTGAACAGAGTTTACAAGAATATTATATTGCCAATGCAGAGAATCCGAATTTTATGTCTTTTGATTTGCCTTCCAGCTTATTGAATTTGGAAAAGGCAGATTTGAGTGCATCTGAAAAAGAAGCGGCTTCCTCCCTTAAGAAGTTGAATATTTTGGCATTTCAAAAAAAACCGGATAACGAAGCAGATTATCTGGTACAAAAAAAGACTATTAAATCAATACTGAAAGGTTCAGATTATAGTGAGCTGATGAAAATGAATACCCCTTTTGGTAAGGCGACTTTACAGCTAAAGGAAGATGGAGACACTATTGATGAGGTTATTATTTACGGTGATAACGATGAAAAAGGACTTGTTTTGGTTCGTGTTTTAGGAGATGACATGAATCCGGCCAGTTTTGTTCAATTAATTCAGGCAATGGAGAAATCTAATTTTGAAGGTAAAGGTTTAGAGCAACTTGGCGATTTAATAAAAGGTTAA